In the genome of Centropristis striata isolate RG_2023a ecotype Rhode Island chromosome 6, C.striata_1.0, whole genome shotgun sequence, the window TGCTCTTTTTCCTTCAGTATGTAtcacttttattattacttttacttttatcaaTGATCAGTTGATATATAAGTGATCATGGAAGCAATGACTAAGACAGACAATCCACAGAACAGTTACCATTTATTTTTCCACATCAGAAATAGCACAgcatgaaatatataaataataaaacagtagGCTACGAAGGAAGTCATTTAAcacatttcaataaataaataccttttcATGGCTGTGACTATGGTGTCCGGCACCCTGCATATGGCTACAAATagcagatgatttttttttcttttacagtttgtactggtctgtttttgtttagtttgtaaACTCCTGTTTTGAAGCTTTATTGTATCAACAAAtgtatgcataaatattcataattacttacagattacatatttttacaaaacaaacattgcCACATCTGACCCGAGGTTTAAAATTTAACCGACAGAAGAGGTCAGCGGGACGCTGGAGCTAACTCGCTGCATGATTGTGGAGAATGTTGCCAAACTTCTCCTTCGTCTGCTGTTCAAACAGAAGATATGTTCAAGCTGTTATGTAACATGCTTTATGAGTACATGACCAATGACAATAGTACCGTGAAGACTAATTCTGCAAAATTGGACTCAAGGATTTTATGATATGCTGTCTGTTCTTTGagatgttgtaaaatattgaatgCTTTGGTGTTTAAGAAGCCCTCCAGTGTCACTGTGACTCTAGCAGCTCTCTGCAAGTCGTTCTGAAGCTGTCACTCAAACTGCGCTCCACAGATGCAGGACAAGGTGTCGAGGAGTATCTgctgcagttaaacagtttcaGAACAAACAGAAAGACCTGCAGCCCCTCTTGACTTTTCACCCCTTAAACCCAGTCCGTTAGGCTTGTTCTGCTCGGTCTGCGATGTTATTCTTGACTGGACTGCCGGGCCCGTTGGGCTGTAAGACCCTCAGAGGGTCATCATCACTGGAGGCGATGGTCTCTTTGGACTGAGAACCGGCCTGGTCCTGGTCGGGCTGCACATTGTCCTGGTGATCCTTGGCAGAAGGTGAAGGATGTGACTGTGATCTTAATGGATCAGAGGGGTTCACCTCCTcactcctcctctgtctcttcacCAAGGGGCCCAGGAACCTCTGCACCAGGCCTGAGGAGACTTCAGCTGGCTCCTGGGAAGCAACTCGCAGCTCCGCTCCGTCCAGTTTGAGCAGCCGGTTTCCACTCATAGAGTAAAACACATCATGGTGGTTCAAGTCTAACCAAATGCGCTGGAAGAGACAATCTTCTCTGTCCTTCTGCCTCTGGAGTGAAGAAAAGCagacaaatacaaaatgtttaatgtcattttttactttgactttaCTCAAACtaagtgcagaaaaaagtaCTCACAGAGTTGTACAGCTCTCCCTTTGAGTCCATGCAGAGGAAGCGTTTTCTTCTCAAATCAAATATTGACACAAAGTTGCTTGTATCTGTTCTCACTggcaaaataactgaaagagaaCAGGTTGAAACACAGCATCGTTAGttataaattaagaaaaaaatctcatataATTCATATTAACAATATGTTTCAACATTAGACCTTCTGACTGCCTGAactcttgtttgtttgtatagATGACttgcaaaatgtgtgtttgacaACTAAATTACAGCACATATTTGTAAGtttatccaaaaaaaaatgccatgCAGAATGTATTTCCAAACATTTATGTATCAATcattttttgtccctttttttctttttctttttctaaattaacccattgagcctgaaacgcctgtaaaacctctgggtgattttaaaatcagcccctaaaacctgaagtttttctgtaaattcaacagaagtgtcaacgcttctactaaataatagatttttcagcctctgtagcagatagaaatgaactTCAAagagtatttgagagcttatacaaatactacaaaacgacgtatccgctttccaggcttcaatgggttaaggacaTATTTAAAGCATGCTGCCCTCTGAGATTTTGGTATTCAAAAGCCAATAAGTTTctaaaaaagaatgaaatgatCTATAATGAAACAAGTGATTTCTTTATGGATAAAGGCAGACATACCCAGGAAGTGTCTGTGAATGCCTTTTCTCCCTGATCCACTCAGCTCCCAGTGGAAACGTCCCGTAGAAGTGTATGATGGATCATGTGCTCCTGTGGTGGAGCTGCTCTGCTCAGGTTGCAGCAGCGTCTCGGGGCCCCGGGGCCTCGGCGTACAATCCACCCGTACAGACACATGTACGGCAGTCAGGATGAGGGAGAAGAAAGCCGGTTGCATGATCAATGGAGATGCTGTGCTCTCTTTACCCTCAGCAGCACAACTGTTCAGGCTGGTGTGTGAGCAGCtactggaggaggagaaagtcCAACGGGTCTATTTAAACAGAGGGTCGATAAACTGGTTGACTCATTTACCAAAATGACTTAAAGGCTacctgtttttctgttgttaagAGTTGTCTGGGTGGAATTCCTGCAAGCTCTAACTGTTAATCGTAATATTCTATCTGTGTACGAGGGTCTAGCTTTATGGAAACATCTCTGTGAGAATCTTCTGCTATAGATGGAAGCATACTTTGTTCTGACCTAAAAAGTCCAACATAAAGATTGAACTTGTGACTCCAGACGCAGAGCAGAGGATGAAGAGTCAGCAGAAGATGTGAAAGGATGGTGGAGACGACTTTATTCATCAGTGATCaagaaaaaaaggtaagaaaCCTTACAAactacacagtcgcccataaagttggaataatgttgttttcagacacaatcgtCTGTTGattatggtttcattttcattgatatctttggaagagattgattaataaagttttgagaagacgtACACTTtgtctgtcaagaataaatcatattgtcacattcatttcatggaaagaggttaaaaaaatattttattccaactttatgagcaactaTGTACGTGTATAATCCAGTGGTggagtattcagatctcttactaaggtaaaagtactaattccacactgtgaaatgactccactacaagtaaaagtcctgcattcaaaacttacttaagtaaaaaaaaaaagtttcagcatcaaaatgtacttaaagtatcaaaagtaaaagtactcgttatgcagaatggccccactcagattgttttatatattccaaatatattattggattattatttctatgcatttatgtaaggacTATTTAATGTTGTCCTGGTAGTGCTAATTgtaactactaaatatacttttatgtggtttaaatttataaacatgcataatcattttaaatttatcatatttttcatgttaaatctcgacctgaaaaagtaactaaatctggcagctaaatgtagtggagtagaaatattaGATAcataatactcaagtaaagtacaagtacctcaaaggtgtactgaagtacagtacttgagtaaaactGTTCTTAG includes:
- the LOC131973189 gene encoding fibroblast growth factor 23-like; amino-acid sequence: MQPAFFSLILTAVHVSVRVDCTPRPRGPETLLQPEQSSSTTGAHDPSYTSTGRFHWELSGSGRKGIHRHFLVILPVRTDTSNFVSIFDLRRKRFLCMDSKGELYNSRQKDREDCLFQRIWLDLNHHDVFYSMSGNRLLKLDGAELRVASQEPAEVSSGLVQRFLGPLVKRQRRSEEVNPSDPLRSQSHPSPSAKDHQDNVQPDQDQAGSQSKETIASSDDDPLRVLQPNGPGSPVKNNIADRAEQA